Proteins from a genomic interval of Epinephelus fuscoguttatus linkage group LG16, E.fuscoguttatus.final_Chr_v1:
- the sertad2b gene encoding SERTA domain-containing protein 2b gives MFGKGAKRKLDEDEEGLEGKTLEASVVGGVLGLGPEGLSKVSYTLQRQTIFNISLMKLYSQRPLGEPSLERRVLINNMLRRIQDELKQEGSLRPLLLPPSPPPDDPMDEGFREAPPSFGVLSTTAQVSQPSALLMPVIVPPPSPHPMVPPNCQASQACLNRVEVCPTPLETCLTPASLLEEDGGDSAFCAPSPPTPPLSPPLAQPPPLPSALLSQASPRVPVPASSNDGFPSALSDMELGPPTAITRTAAANTTTVTTSPAPTPLTQPSHLAPLSPAPTGPPRDCRTMGAKPEAAGVLPVEARCAELRPMDTLPTLPPGGLVDISSSSSSSSPSGFLSDLALDDVLFADIDTSMYDFDPCTTAGAVGVTAGGGLTKLSPVVTADDLLKSLASPYSGPAPQVSANQPFKIDLTELDHIMEVLVGS, from the coding sequence ATGTTCGGTAAAGGTGCGAAGCGGAAGCTGGACGAGGATGAAGAGGGGCTGGAAGGCAAAACGCTGGAGGCGTCGGTGGTGGGAGGGGTACTAGGCCTCGGTCCCGAGGGTCTGTCCAAGGTGTCATACACCCTGCAGCGGCAGACCATCTTCAACATCTCCCTGATGAAGCTGTACAGCCAACGGCCACTCGGCGAGCCCAGCCTGGAGCGCCGCGTCCTCATCAACAACATGCTGCGACGCATCCAGGATGAGCTCAAGCAGGAAGGCTCACTGCGGCCGCTGCTCTTGCCGCCCTCACCGCCACCTGACGACCCTATGGATGAGGGGTTCCGTGAGGCGCCACCCTCCTTTGGTGTTTTGTCAACGACGGCACAGGTATCCCAGCCTTCTGCGCTGTTGATGCCAGTGATCGTTCCGCCGCCTTCACCCCACCCAATGGTGCCTCCCAACTGCCAGGCATCCCAGGCCTGCCTCAACCGTGTGGAGGTCTGCCCCACCCCTCTGGAAACCTGCCTCACTCCAGCCTCTTTACTGGAGGAGGATGGTGGAGATTCAGCCTTTTGTGCTCCATCGCCACCCACTCCTCCTCTGTCACCTCCCCTGGCGCAGCCTCCTCCGTTACCTTCGGCACTTCTGAGCCAGGCGTCCCCCAGGGTCCCTGTGCCTGCCTCGTCCAATGACGGTTTCCCCTCCGCTCTGAGTGACATGGAGTTGGGTCCTCCCACAGCCATAACAAGGACAGCAGCAGCTAATACTACGACCGTGACTACCTCCCCGGCTCCCACGCCACTCACCCAGCCCTCCCACTTAGCACCCCTCTCCCCAGCACCCACGGGCCCACCCAGAGACTGCAGGACCATGGGTGCTAAACCAGAGGCAGCTGGCGTCTTGCCAGTGGAAGCCCGCTGTGCCGAGCTCCGGCCAATGGATACTCTGCCCacactgccccctggtggcctAGTAGacatttcctcctcttcttcctcttcctcaccctCGGGGTTTCTCTCAGACTTGGCGCTGGACGATGTCCTGTTCGCCGACATCGACACGTCCATGTATGACTTTGACCCCTGTACGACAGCGGGGGCTGTGGGCGTGACAGCAGGCGGTGGCCTCACCAAACTGTCGCCGGTGGTGACGGCAGATGACCTCCTCAAATCGTTGGCGTCGCCGTACAGTGGCCCCGCCCCCCAGGTTTCAGCCAATCAGCCTTTCAAAATTGATCTGACAGAACTGGACCACATTATGGAGGTGTTGGTGGGTTCGTGA